From the Amia ocellicauda isolate fAmiCal2 chromosome 12, fAmiCal2.hap1, whole genome shotgun sequence genome, the window ACTTTAATTAATACATGAGTTGCCACCATCATAATCCTAATTATGTgtacaaaatgttaatttcaaGTGCCCATTATTGATGTTGATTTCGAGTATTTCAATCACACAATGGATATGTGACCTTTCAAAATACCTATTGTATGTTAAGTGGACGAAAAAGAATACATACTTCGACTAGAGTGGACGAAATGAAGTATGTCACAAACGGCGCTCCATAGCCACTTCcctgttattttttttaccgCGATTTTCTTTCTTCCGGGTATCAAGCAAACATCGTTATCGGCAACATGTCGGCGTGTAGTAGGGTGTCTAACGGTGCAGGCGAGGCGTCTTTGAACGGAGAACCGGCCCCCAAACGCTGCCGGGAGAGCGGGGAGGCTCCGGCCTGTACACCGGCGGAGCCTCGGAATAAAGTGACGGTGGTGCTGGGCGCGCAGTGGGGGGACGAGGGCAAAGGGAAAGTGGTCGACCTGCTGGCGATGGACGCTGACATCGTGTGCCGGTGCCAGGTAtctatatctgtctgtctgtctctatatatCAGCCTGTCTGCAATAGATCTGTCCGCTGACCTATGCCTGTATGTCTTGTCTGACTGTCCGCATCTGTCCGTCTTTCTAACAgtagtttttaatttttactgCATTACTGTTATTGCTGTGGCTGCTGGCGTTTCTTCACAGTTCTGTTCATTGTAACTCAGTCGTATTGTCTGAGGAGCCACATGTCCTTGATGTCCAGACGTGTCCGCTATGACTCCACGGCCCGTATTTACGCATCAAAACGGTTATGGTCGGCGCTGTGCTGGTCTGGGGGGGCTGTGGCCACCGAGAGCCCAGTCCAGCTGCGGCCGGGATCAGAGTGCGGTCGTGTGCGTCGACGGCCCGGGTCTGTTCGCTCTCCGCAGCGAGGCGATCGGATCGGGTCGCGTCGTGTAGCGCGGATTTGCACTGacgtctgcgcggctccaccaatgggatcggtgggattctgcagatctgcgcagaactgcggacatctgcgctacacgaacgcgacCTGCCACTAGGCGGAgacccaataataataatgatgatgatgatgatggcgTACACCGATAATGTGTTATTGATGGGATCACGTGTTTGGCTGCAGGGTGGAAATAACGCAGGACACACAGTGGTTGTTGACTCTGTGGAGTATGACTTCCACCTCTTGCCCAGCGGCGTGCTCAACAAGAAAGCCATCTCCTTCATCGGTGAGTCTCAGTGCGTTGCTGTATTCAACACCCTACTGTGTAGAATAGAACTCTCACGCCCCCTCAACAGTGCTAAATGCAACAGGCTCCCCACACTTTGCTTTCCCACCATCTGACTGTTGGTTGTCCGTCTGTTCCAGGGAACGGGGTTGTGATCCACCTGCCAGGGCTGTTTGAGGAGGCTGAGAAAAACCTGCAGAAAGGCAAAGgtgaggcagagggagagagagggagagactcttcagcaatgtgaaaaataactccctctctctctctcagggctccAGGGCTGGGAAGAGCGGCTGAAGATTTCTGACCGCGCTCACATCggtgagtctctctctctccctctgtctgcttgtcaattttcaaaataaattcgTAGTATAATTtccttctcgctctctctgtctgtctcgcaGTGTTTAATTTCCACCAGGCTGTCGATGGGATCCAGGAGCAGCAGAGACAACAGCAGGCTGGGAAGAAGTGAGTTTCTCTGTCACTCAGAGTATCAAAAGCTGTGGAAGTATGATGAAGTTACACTaatttctccctccctctttctctctcagtctgGGCACTACCAAGAAGGGCATCGGCCCAGCCTACTCCTCCAAGGCAGCCCGCAATGGCCTGAGAATCTGTGACCTCATCGCTGACTTCAGCACCTTCAGTAACAAGTCAGTCTGTGTCTGCTTGTCTCTAACTGGTCAAAAGCTGCAGTGTCTGATAGACTGATTGGTTGACTGATTGGCATGGTTGTGGTTGGTTGGAGCAGGTTTCGGGTGCTAGCAGGGCAGTTCCAGGAGATGTACCCCTCCCTCAGCATCAatgtggaggaggagctggagcagcTAAGGGTGAGCTGACCCCCCTTCCTGGCTGTCTTTCCATCTGTCTCTATCTGTCCTTGCTTTAATCCcctccttccccctctctctctgtccctcaggGCTATGTGGAGCGGCTGCGCCCCCTGGTGACAGATGGGGTGTACTTTCTGCACAGCCACCTGCAGGGCCCCCCCCGCAAGATCCTGGTGGAAGGGGCTAACGCTGCCCTGTTGGACATTGACTTCGGTGAGggcgagacacacacagagtctctctctctctctctctctctctctgagtccTAATCCAGACGATAGGATCAGTGCAATATTAATGACCAGTATTAATTATCTGTCAAGTATGATTGATATttactctccccctctctctttcccctccCCCAGGGACGTACCCATTCGTGACGAGCTCCAACTGCACTGTGGGCGGGGTGTGCACGGGTCTGGGCATTTCCCCGCGTCACGTGGGCTGCGTGTACGGCGTGGTGAAGGCCTACAGCACACGTGTGGGCGTCGGCGCCTTCCCCACAGAACAGGACAATGTACGCAGTGATaacctgacacactgactgactgataccctgatgcactgactgactgcctgagtgtgtacttctgtgtctgtgtctctgcgtgGTGTTTCTGTGGTTGTGTTCTGACCCAGTTCTGTGTTGCAGGAGCTGGGGTCTCTGCTGCAGTCCCGGGGCAGTGAGGTGGGCGTGACGACGGGCCGGCGGCGCCGCTGTGGCTGGCTAGACCTGGTGCTGGTTAAATACGCTCACATGATCAACGGCTTCACCgcgtaagaatgctttcagtgtatcagtcagtcagtctgtgtgtcaatgtgtcggTCAATCAGAGTTAAACTCAAtcgccccccccctcctccagcCTCGCTCTGACCAAGCTGGACATTCTGGATACGCTGGAGGAGATCAAAGTGGGCGTGGCCTATGAGATTGATGGGGAGGAGATCCCCAGCTTCCCTGGTGAGTGTCCCTCACAGCGCAAATTCACAgtcacacattaacacacacacacttgtgctctctctctctgtgtgtgcagtgttaaTATACAATATTGTCCAGTCTCAGTCAGACAGTGCCTGTTTTAATCATCTCCTCTCGCCCCTCTCTAGCGAGTGTGGACCTGCTGTCTCGAGTGTCAGTGCGCTACGCTGTCCTGCCTGGTTGGCAGTGTAGCACCGGGGGGGCGGGCTGCTTTGCCGACCTGCCTCCTGCTGCACAGAGATATGTGCACTTCATCGAGGACTACTTGCAGGTGCCAGGTGAGAGATCCCCCCCCccaatggtgtgtgtgtgtgtttaagtcTCTCTAActgtgtgtccatgtgtctgtctgactgtgtcCATGTGTCCTACAGTGAAGTGGGTCGGCGTGGGGAAGGCCAGGGAGTGCATGATCAAGCTGTGCTGAACCGACCTGACctgaggagaggggagagaggagaggggagagaaacAGCTTCAAAACACCAGCAATTTCCaaatgagagggagagagtgtgtgtgagtgagtgtcaaGGATAGCGATTTATGAGAGTGTCtttgcatgtgcatgtgtgtagaGCACCAACGCACTAGGActacacaaacgcacacacctAGGTGACACAGACACGCCTGGATGCCAGTTAACTCGCTTACCTAATTAGCGCACTTGTTGAGGGTGGTCTCTTCAGggcagattttaattttttttttattatgtcaCACACCGATGCAAGGAGAGTAGTCCCTGCCTGAGCTGGGGACAGCATCTGCTCTGACAGATGAACattatatttctgtatttgtgtCTGATGTATGTACAGTAATCCCTCTCCACCTGTTTATGGGTCACGTTCTTGAAAACCCCCGTGGTCTGTAAACGCTAGAGCTCATGGGAAAAGGGGTTTAGGTTCCCCATGGCCGCGGATGCATTTCTCGAAGCCGGAAGCTGCATTTTCCTCCACTATTCACAAATTAATAACACTGTAACATTAAAATCATGCAATACTGTAACATACTGGGTAATGTAACATGTGCAAAGCAATACAGTGAtaagtaatgttttatttagtcATTGAATGTTTAGGGGCTATGATTTAAACACAAATACTACTACAAAATCACAATTACGCCCAGTGGACCCGGAGCAAACGAGACTGCATGGGCACACGACCGTGACCAGTACGGGAGACGCAGCCAGAGAGGATCTTTGGAGGGGGAGAGGCTAGCTGTGTGATGCGTTACCGTGTAAAACTGTATACACAGATCTGCTATGGTTGGCAAATTGGTACACAAAAGTAAAACCGTTGATGTATGAATTTCACTGCTGGCAGTTGGTGAGGGatttctgtatgtgtgtctatataATAATTGGAAATGCAGTGACAAAGCAGGAATACACTGCAACAGACAGaccatgtgtgcatgttggGGGGCCAGCTCTTTCTTGTACTACCACCTCTGAATTAAAGCCAGTGTGTTCATGGAAAGCTGttgtgtctgtgtatttattcagcagctctgtgggagagagagagtgtggagCACAGAGGCATACTacggcactgacacactgactgacatactgcagcactgacacactacagcactcACACGCTGCCTggctaacacactgactgaccctggctctgtgtgtgtgtgcaatgagCTGTGCAgtaacacacgcacacacaggacAATAGTGTGATAACAgctctgtttattattatggtCTGGTATCATTCACCCCCACCCGCCCCTCCCCTCCAGTGATGtgctcaccccccccccaattccTGTAAGAACAGCACCATTTACCCGCTACAGTCTACAGTTCATAAAGCATAGCCCCCCCGCCCACGTACAACACAGCAGAAAGTCCCCccactcctctccctctctccctctcacagcAGGGCACAGAACAGCTTCTTCTCTCGGAAGGGGTTGTCAGAGGTGGGCACCGGGGTGAGCAGCGGGTCCTCGCAGCAGTGGGCGTCGCAGTATGCCATGAGCTCAGCCGCTGCCTTCGACACCTAGCAGAGAgagggtgtgtctgtgtgtcagtcactgtgacactgtctgattcagtgtgtcagtcactgtgacactgtctgattcagtgtgtcagtcactgtgacactgtctgattcagtgtgtcagtcactgtgacactgtctgattcagtgtgtcactgtgtcagtcTCACCTTTATCCTGCACATACTGGCCTCGATCTTCAGCTGCTCCACCAGCTTCCGAGCCTGAGACACACTCATAGTGCTGTTCACTGGGCTCTCTCCCTTCATCCTGAGAGACTGGGAAGGGGTGAAGGAGCGAACAGGGGaagaagagagggagaaaagagGGAGGGGAGAAGAAGAGGAGGGTGGAGAGGGATAGAAAGAAGAATGcaaaggagagggagggagggaggggagggaagagAGAGGTTAATGCATGCTGATTGGAGACTGCTGTACATTTAAATGCCActgagagagaacgagagagcGAGTAAGTCACCCAtatacagtctctctctctctctctctctctctctctctctctctctctctctctctcttcagggaCTATCTCTCCATTAACAGCCTGTCTCCCCCAGATGATAAAAGCTGCCCCAGAATATCTCAacacagagggagggggagagagagaaatgtaggtctgagagggagggagagagagagagctgtggaGCAGAGGGATAGCAAAACAAGATTCAGAGACAGGGGTGTAAATACAGGAGACAATGGAATTTAAACAGGAAAGGGACTGTGAGAAGActagagaaagagggaggaagAAGGAAGAGCAGCACTagaaaggagagggagagaaagagagagacttgGACTACAAAAATAATATGCTGATATACAGACAGATGGATAGACATTCAGATAGTTCTTGGTCTTGCTTTATATTCAGTGATCATAAtcaaatttgaatattttagtATCCAGTTTACATGTAGGCCTCTGCAGGTAAATACAGCTACATGCATATTACATAAAAACAGGCAAACCAATAGACAGACAGTTGGACTGATAGGTGGGTAGAGGAGAGATGGACGGACGAACAGGTTTATAGGGGAATAGATACTAGATAGAAATAGCCagataatcatatatatatatatatatatatatatatatatatatatatagacacacagatGTAACATGTAACATAGTATGtaacatataatatataagcAATCTGACAGACAGACATCTATGCTGTGTCTCACCTGTATCAGGTGTAGCGATTGGACTGGGTCAGTCACTTAGGCCTGGTTCCctcctctttttctctctctctctccttactCTCCTCTCTTGCTCTCCGGTGGCTTCAAGGACCTGCCCTTtctgtctctcctcctctctctctacctctctatctccctccctcctctgttCTCCTCCTCAGTCGtgttctctccttctctcctctctctctgtctcagggtCGTGTAGCTTTCCGTCTGCACCACACCCTGCTATCGAACAAAGCCAGAGATCACCTCCACACTACACCACCGCACAGTAcattgtagtgcagtgcagtgcagtcctaGTCACTACCATCCAGAACCCTCCCCTTTGCTGTCAGTGGTACTTCCCAAGGAGCTGCATTGGAGTGCATTAATTGGGTGGGGTGGGCCGGGCTATACCATGCCAGGGCTGGTGGAGGGGGAAGAGGAGAGAACCCAGGGGTACCACTCCTTCTTAGCATCTGTCACTCACAGAAGGAGCCAGTCCTACGGAGTGTAAATAatgtctacagagagagaggagagcgtGATggcgaggggagagaggagtaCATACCAGCACCTCACACTACCAACCCCCGTCTGATTCCGTTACCATGGCAACCGCTGCAGTCTCTCtgcctgttttctctctctttgtctttcACACTAACCTCTCTCCTCTCCaattccctctctcctctccctctccatttacatgttctctctctctctctttgccttttttccttcacatctctctctctctctctcgggagCCCTCATGTGGCTACACTCTACCCATCATGACAGAGTGGTGAGACTGTATGCGTACATACAGAGGCATAGCGTAAGGACAGGCAAGGCAGGCAAATGACTGGGGGCCCCCCCagcacccccaaccccccccgtCAGAAACACCGTCAGAACCCCCCCCTCTAAAATAGCCATGTGACCCTACTCGGCCACCCCATTGAAAATGTTCTGGAAATGCCACTGGTGTGTGGGGGGCCCCAAAAGGCTAGAAACGGCCCTGTGTAcataatctctctctctgtccatctctcaTCCCTCCAGGGGGTTCGGCCTTGGGTTCCGACAATAATCTCAAATCACTTTCActctaaaaaaaaatacattattgttcataacaacaatagtaataacACTAACGTCCCGACGTTTATAATACAGCAACTAACCTATTTACTGTCACAGACTGTGACTCTGGCTGTGGTAATCACCACAATGAGAAATTGTTTAGTTTGCCCTGGTAATATGACAGCTGCGATGGTAATCACTATGCTATAGTATAGGGTACTGTGGTATTATCGTgaaactaggatgtatgctttatattttatatgaacTGTATATCTGCACTTTCGTAAAGGTAAAATTATTCTTTGTATTAAtgcttgatttgtattttgaatttaGTTGTATGACTGCACTGCTTGTATAAAGTCGCCctgaagaaaaactaaaactaaaacaaagaatCTCGGTGTATCATGGTGATTCtcatacactgctcaaaaaaatgaacaaaatatattaaagatcaaaatctttactgtacattgtgtaattcgttgagaacaaaattacgtaacaacggtcaatggaaaccaaaatcaccaaccgattgagggctggatttaaactcacactgaaaatcaaagtaagCAATTGAAATCataggctgttccaacttgcgtgaatttcatcatgGCAACTGtgatgtgactcagtagtgtgtatggcccccacatgcctgtatgcactcccgacaacgtctgggcatgctcctgatgagatggCAGagggtgtcctgggggatcaactcccagacctggatcagggcatcagtgagctcctggacagtctgtggtgcTACTTGGTTGCGTTGGACgcaccgatacataacgtcccaaaggttctcaattggattcaggtctgtgGAACGTGAGgtccagtcaatggcatcaatgccttcgtcatccaggaactgcctacacactctggccacacgaggccgggcattgtcctgcaccaggaggaacccagggcccactgcaccagcgtaaggtctgacgatgggtctgaggatgtcatcccggtacctaacagcggtcagggtaccgttggctagcacgttGGAGGTCTGCTgttgggttgatgcccttctacggccctgtccagctctcctcgtgtaacggcctgtctcttgatatctcctccatgctcttgagactgtaatgggagacacagcaaaccttcttgcgacggcacTTACGGATgtgctggactacctgtgcaacctgaatgagCTGCAagtaccgcctcatgctaccagtagtgacaaggacactagcaaaacgcaaaactagagaagaatcagtcaggaaggataaggagagagcaattgtatgtggccaccacctgcaaaaccattccctttttgggggttgtcttgctgttgcctctccagtgcacctgttgtcactttcatttgcaccaaaacaggtgacattgattcacaatcgcttaggcttcctaactggacagattgatacccctgaagtttaattgacttggggTTATACTGCGATGATTACGcattcccttaatttttttgagcagtgtagttTAACACAGTAATACTTAAATATATCACCAGTTTAGCAAATGTATTGAGTCCGAGAGCGAGAGACATCCAATACTATCCCCCGGCACGTCCTGCATCCACCGGGGCTACTTGGGCAGCGCAGTTTCTGCCTCACTGGTCAGAAAAATgaactttgtatttatttatttttaactgctgctgctgctgctgtgactGTGCAAGAACACCGATACTCTGGCTGATAAAGGGTCAAGTCCGTTCAGTCAGAACACACACTGTTCCTTTCAGCCCTCGGTGCTGGGAGGAGGGGTGTATGGAAGCAACATGAATCAGCTGGACACGTTTAATAATGCAATTATGTCTTGACGCGTATGCTTAACAAATGACATTTTCTAGGTAAATGGAAGTGTGACGGAGGGGGGAggggtgtgcatgtgtgcggtGAGAGAAGGAGGGCATCGTGACGTCAGAGACGCAGATTCGGTTTTTCTGGTCTCGATGTCGTTGCATTGGTCCAGGCGTGTTTTGAGCGCCGGAGGAAGGAAGGGGAAGGTGTGTCCTAGCGGGGCTGCCGTTGTTGCAGTCCTCCCCGGACGTCATCGGGAAGCGACGGGTGTAGTTGTTTCGAGGTTGGTGTCGTCGCTCTCGCCGTCGCCGTTGATAAATAACAGAGAGCTCGAAGTTGGGCAGTTTTTAATGCGGACCCAGAAGCCGGTGCGGTCATAGCATCTGTCACtgcagggagagacagaggagactcagagagacacacagagagaggggtgaGTTTGTTTCTGTTGTCCTGTCTCTAAAGTTAACACATCGGTAAAGTGTACTGTGCTAAAATAAAGTGTGCTGTGCTATAGAATgccactatactgtactgtactgtactataccacACTATACTGCACTCTACTACAGCATTtcatactacactgtactgtattatagcaCACTGTGCTACACTTTACTGTACTACAGAATGCCATACTACACTACTGTTCTGTATTATAACACACTGTGCTATACTTTACTGTATTATAgcacactgtgctacactgtactgtattataacacattatactacactgtactgtactatagaaTGCCATACtacactactgtactgtattataacaCTGCtactctgtactgtattataacaCTAtgctacactgtactgtactacagaaTGCCATACTATAATATGCTGTACAGCATTATACTGCAGTGTGTGGTATTATACTGTATTCTACTGCATCATCTGGGCCCTTCTTATTGATCTCTGTAAATAATTGATAAGTCTGATCAATTAGGATCTGGCTGAGacacggggagagagaggggctgtTACTGTTAATATTACTTGGAGCGAGACCAAGGAGGAGAtggacagagagggacagacagacggacggaGAGAAACCAACGGTCACGCTGTAATTAATGAAGAGCAGGAAGTGCAGTGTGGCGTTTGTGGCCACTTCATGTACCAATCCCCGccaggacacacacaccctgacgcacagagaatctcacacacacatttgtgtaCTTGGACACATGTACACATGtacccacacacactcatattCCCCTCAGTCACTTGACTGCTCTCAGTGAAGAGGGCCACTGTGCTGAGTTTCTGTGTCCAATCGGACTGATTTCCACGCTGTAGGGGCATGGAGGGGCAGTGACGTCATCTCTAGAAcaggggtctccagccctggtcctggagacacagtacagtacagtacagtacagtaccacTACTAGATgttgtacatttgtaaaatgtattattatggtttgaattgcactgtaatgtgtaaattggaatttgtaatgttttatgccatgaactgcactgtatttttgcattttgtattgcgcttatattttgtaagtcgcccaggatatgggcgtctgctaagaaataaataataataaatataatagatGTTTATTGAGTCTCAGTTGCTTATTGTGACTTCCTGTGTTCTTATTATCATTTCCACACAATTTCTCACTgaagttttatttatgttttttttttttctgacagcTTTCAAAACCGACTAATCCTAACATCTGGTCCTGCTACCCTACATTTTTGATCGCCTCAGAAaacaggaagaggaggaggagccttCTTCAGTGGCCACACCCCAACAATACCAcaggacattttaaaaattccctTTGGTTGCTGTGCCGACACTCTGGCCAATAGGGACGTACAATACTGCGGTGTCCTGCAGGGCGTTTTGCCCAGGGCTCCCTCTCCTGGTGCCAGTGGAGTATTGCGCCTGATGGACTCACTGTAGTGCACTATCCAGTCAGCCAGTTTCTGGGCTGTGATTTAAACCCCAACCAGTAAAACAAGACACATTCTGGAGATGAGGTACTGCATGTGTATTgtgtgttatattattattatgatcatgattttgattatatatttgtaaaacgtTGCTAGGAAGTAATGTTCAAAACTGaacaataataaagtaaaacaataataataaataagcagAGAATGCCCAGATGGAGATGCCTTGCTATTGGGGGTGTCGGGATGGTTAATTATGTcatttataaacatttacaaCCATCAGTTCAGGATTATTTTCTGTGATTTATAACGCTTGTCTTTCCCCCCTTCTCACACTCTCCTCACTCTCCtgtctcccctccccctctctttgCCCCACAGTATGGGCAGTGTGCTGGGCCCAGTGCTGGTGTGGGTGCAGGAGGTGGCAGGGGTGTGGGTGCTGCGGGCGCGGCGCACTGTGCTACAGGCCGCAGTGCTGGTCTGTGTGCTGGTGCTGCTGCTCTGGGTGGCCATCTTCCTGTACGGCAGCTTCTACTACTCTTACATGCCCACTGTCAGCTACAGCACACCTGTGCACTACAGCTACAGGTatcgacacactgacacacctgtGCACTACAGCTACAGGCACTGACACACCTGTGCACTACAActacagacactgacacactgatacacctGTGCACTACAGCTACAGGCACTGACACACCTGTGCACTACAGCTACAGGCACTGACACACCTGTGCACTACACTTACTCACCTTTgcctccaaccccccaccctCTTTCTCTCAGGACAGACTGTGACCCTCAGGACTCTGCTCTCTGCTCATTTCCCTTCGCCAACGTCTCCCTGATGAAGAATGGCCGCGAAAGGGTACaatgcactacactgcactacacaacactacactgtactacactacactgcactacactacagtgaaCTGCTCTATACCCACACAGCGTTGTCTCCGCAGGTGCTGATGTATGGACAGCCATACCGCGTTGCGCTGGCCCTGGAGCTGCCTGAGTCTCTGGAGAACAAGGCGTTGGGCATGTTCCTGGTGCGCCTGTCCTGCTACACCCTGGGCGGGCAGGTCACCTCCACCGTCTCCCGCTCTGTAAGGCacaacctctctctctgtgtctttgtgtctctctctctgtcacagtgtgtgttattgtgtcacagtgtgtgtctgtgctctctGTGCTCAGGCGATGCTGCGCTACCACTCTGGCCTGCTGGAGACGCTGTCCACTCTGACCCTGTCCCCCCTGCTGCTGTCCGGCATCTCTGAGCAGAAGCAGCTGCTGGAGGTGGAGCTGCACTCCGACTACAGGGAGGACTCGGTACAGCCCCCCCGCCTCCCTATCTCCCATTCTCCCTGccccctgtctctctgtctcattGCGTGTCCCTAACTCCCTCTTTCTgactctctccttccctccttttctccctctctctctcctttctttttCTCCAGTATGTGCCGACCATCGGGGCTCTGGTGGAGATCCATTCTCGCAGGATCCAGATCTACTCTGCACAACTGCGCATCCATGCACACTTCACTGGCATTCGGTATACAGGGCGGAGGGGCAGTGTGTGTGCTTGAGTGTGTTTCGAAGTTGATCCCTATGCTCTCTCattcatgctctctctctctctcgctttctctttctctctctcagatacCTACTGTATAATTTCCCAATGACATCTGCAGTGATTGGAGTTGCCAGTAACTTTGCGTTCCTCAGTGTCATCGTGCTGTTCAGCTACCTGCAGTTCATCTGGGGGGGCCTGTGGCCTCCGGAGCACATCCGCGTCAGGGTGGGTCCAGCTGGCAGAGCGACACACGACTGGACTGGGCTGGGGTGGACTGGACTGGGGCGAGCTGCATTATAttgtactggactggactgtattgcgCTGGGCTGGGtcacattgtattgtactgggctgggctgggctgggctgagcTGAGCTGGACACTTGACTGGGTTATGTGTCCTGAGCTGCACTGCTCTGTATTATACTCTACTGTAGTGTACATTAATACacactgtttctgtgtgtgtgtgtctagatGACAATGGGTGACCGCTCTCGGCTGCAGCAGAGGAGGGAAGAGACTCGGAGACGCATGGAAATATCTAGCACACAGGGTACATGTACTGCCAACAAACTCAAAATGCAACTCAAACTACAcaccacacactacacactacatgTAAAACAACCAACACTACATAGAACAAAACACACTGCATATAGCTCTGCTCACCCCCTATTGCTTGCGCTGTGTTTCAGCCCCGCCCACAGAGACAGGAAGTGAGATCACGGCAGGCGCTGGGGAAGGACCCTCAGGGCTGTCCAGCTCAGAGCGCCAGCAGGAAAAAGGTAAAGAGAgaatgactgacacactgactgactgacacactgactcactgactgattgacac encodes:
- the adssl gene encoding adenylosuccinate synthase, like, which translates into the protein MSACSRVSNGAGEASLNGEPAPKRCRESGEAPACTPAEPRNKVTVVLGAQWGDEGKGKVVDLLAMDADIVCRCQGGNNAGHTVVVDSVEYDFHLLPSGVLNKKAISFIGNGVVIHLPGLFEEAEKNLQKGKGLQGWEERLKISDRAHIVFNFHQAVDGIQEQQRQQQAGKNLGTTKKGIGPAYSSKAARNGLRICDLIADFSTFSNKFRVLAGQFQEMYPSLSINVEEELEQLRGYVERLRPLVTDGVYFLHSHLQGPPRKILVEGANAALLDIDFGTYPFVTSSNCTVGGVCTGLGISPRHVGCVYGVVKAYSTRVGVGAFPTEQDNELGSLLQSRGSEVGVTTGRRRRCGWLDLVLVKYAHMINGFTALALTKLDILDTLEEIKVGVAYEIDGEEIPSFPASVDLLSRVSVRYAVLPGWQCSTGGAGCFADLPPAAQRYVHFIEDYLQVPVKWVGVGKARECMIKLC
- the gng3 gene encoding guanine nucleotide-binding protein G(I)/G(S)/G(O) subunit gamma-3, with protein sequence MKGESPVNSTMSVSQARKLVEQLKIEASMCRIKVSKAAAELMAYCDAHCCEDPLLTPVPTSDNPFREKKLFCALL
- the bscl2 gene encoding seipin produces the protein MSMGSVLGPVLVWVQEVAGVWVLRARRTVLQAAVLVCVLVLLLWVAIFLYGSFYYSYMPTVSYSTPVHYSYRTDCDPQDSALCSFPFANVSLMKNGRERVLMYGQPYRVALALELPESLENKALGMFLVRLSCYTLGGQVTSTVSRSAMLRYHSGLLETLSTLTLSPLLLSGISEQKQLLEVELHSDYREDSYVPTIGALVEIHSRRIQIYSAQLRIHAHFTGIRYLLYNFPMTSAVIGVASNFAFLSVIVLFSYLQFIWGGLWPPEHIRVRMTMGDRSRLQQRREETRRRMEISSTQAPPTETGSEITAGAGEGPSGLSSSERQQEKDDLDAVRDDALETIGSLSASPNLQHPYSVSESSSEDPPELLEAPDFVEASVSEELELQPVEPPLPDTALRQRTGPCQRTGPCQSS